In Streptomyces sp. NBC_01426, one genomic interval encodes:
- the gyrB gene encoding DNA topoisomerase (ATP-hydrolyzing) subunit B, with the protein MLCQKGRFVADSGNPNEKNESTVGENGEVTASYDASAIQVLEGLDAVRKRPGMYIGSTGERGLHHLVYEVVDNSVDEALAGHADTIDVTILADGGVRVIDNGRGIPVGIVPSEGKPALEVVLTVLHAGGKFGGGGYAVSGGLHGVGVSVVNALSTRVAVEVKTDGYRWTQDYKLGVPTAALARNEETDEHGTSVTFWADGDIFETTEYSFETLSRRFQEMAFLNKGLTLTLTDERESAKATVGADDPDADVVEPPARTVKYYYEGGIVDFVKYLNSRKGEMIHPTVIDVEAEDKERLLSVEIAMQWNSQYTEGVYSFANTIHTHEGGTHEEGFRAALTGLVNRYAREKKLLREKDDNLAGEDIREGLTAIISVKLGEPQFEGQTKTKLGNTEAKTFVQKVVHEHLNDWFDRNPVEAADIIRKSIQAATARVAARKARDLTRRKGLLESASLPGKLSDCQSNDPTKCEIFIVEGDSAGGSAKSGRNPMYQAILPIRGKILNVEKARIDKILQNTEVQALISAFGTGVHEDFDIEKLRYHKIILMADADVDGQHINTLLLTFLFRFMRPLVEAGHVYLSRPPLYKIKWGRDDFEYAYSDRERDALVELGKGQGKRIREDSIQRFKGLGEMNAEELRITTMDVDHRVLGQVTLDDAAQADDLFSVLMGEDVEARRSFIQRNAKDVRFLDI; encoded by the coding sequence GAGGTAACCGCCTCGTACGACGCCAGCGCGATCCAGGTTCTGGAGGGCTTGGACGCGGTCCGCAAGCGTCCGGGCATGTACATCGGCTCGACCGGTGAGCGCGGGCTGCACCACCTTGTCTACGAGGTTGTGGACAACTCGGTCGACGAGGCCCTGGCCGGCCACGCGGACACCATCGACGTGACGATCCTCGCCGACGGCGGTGTGCGGGTCATCGACAACGGCCGCGGCATCCCGGTCGGCATCGTGCCGTCCGAGGGGAAGCCGGCCCTCGAGGTCGTGCTGACGGTCCTGCACGCGGGCGGCAAGTTCGGCGGCGGCGGCTACGCCGTCTCCGGCGGTCTGCACGGCGTGGGCGTGTCCGTTGTGAACGCCCTGTCGACCAGGGTCGCGGTCGAGGTCAAGACGGACGGTTACCGCTGGACCCAGGACTACAAGCTCGGTGTTCCGACGGCGGCCCTCGCGAGGAACGAGGAGACCGACGAGCACGGCACGTCGGTGACGTTCTGGGCCGACGGCGACATCTTCGAGACGACCGAGTACTCATTCGAGACGCTCTCGCGCCGCTTCCAGGAGATGGCCTTCCTCAACAAGGGCCTGACCCTGACGCTGACGGACGAGCGCGAGTCGGCGAAGGCGACCGTCGGTGCGGACGACCCCGACGCGGACGTGGTCGAGCCCCCCGCGCGCACGGTGAAGTACTACTACGAGGGCGGCATCGTCGACTTCGTGAAGTACCTCAACTCGCGCAAGGGCGAGATGATCCACCCGACCGTCATCGACGTCGAGGCCGAGGACAAGGAGCGCCTCCTCTCGGTCGAGATCGCGATGCAGTGGAACTCGCAGTACACCGAGGGTGTCTACTCCTTCGCCAACACGATCCACACCCACGAGGGCGGAACGCACGAGGAAGGCTTCCGTGCGGCCCTGACGGGTCTGGTGAACCGTTACGCGCGCGAGAAGAAGCTGCTCCGCGAGAAGGACGACAACCTCGCCGGCGAGGACATCCGCGAGGGTCTGACGGCGATCATCTCGGTCAAGCTGGGCGAGCCCCAGTTCGAGGGCCAGACGAAGACCAAGCTGGGCAACACGGAGGCCAAGACCTTCGTGCAGAAGGTCGTCCACGAGCACCTCAACGACTGGTTCGACCGCAACCCGGTCGAGGCCGCGGACATCATCCGCAAGTCGATCCAGGCCGCCACGGCCCGCGTCGCCGCCCGCAAGGCCCGCGACCTCACCCGTCGCAAGGGCCTGCTGGAGTCGGCCTCGCTGCCCGGCAAGCTGTCCGACTGCCAGTCGAACGACCCGACCAAGTGCGAGATCTTCATCGTCGAGGGCGACTCGGCCGGTGGCTCCGCGAAGTCCGGCCGCAACCCGATGTACCAGGCCATCCTGCCGATCCGCGGCAAGATCCTGAACGTCGAGAAGGCCCGTATCGACAAGATCCTCCAGAACACCGAGGTCCAGGCGCTGATCAGTGCCTTCGGTACCGGTGTGCACGAGGACTTCGACATCGAGAAGCTCCGCTATCACAAGATCATCCTGATGGCGGACGCCGACGTCGACGGCCAGCACATCAACACCCTGCTGCTGACCTTCCTGTTCCGCTTCATGCGGCCGCTGGTCGAGGCCGGGCACGTCTACCTCTCGCGCCCCCCGCTGTACAAGATCAAGTGGGGTCGCGACGACTTCGAGTACGCCTACTCCGACCGCGAGCGCGACGCCCTCGTCGAGCTCGGCAAGGGGCAGGGCAAGCGGATCAGGGAAGACTCGATCCAGCGCTTCAAGGGTCTGGGCGAGATGAACGCCGAGGAACTGCGCATCACCACCATGGACGTGGACCACCGCGTGCTCGGCCAGGTCACCCTGGACGACGCCGCGCAGGCCGACGACCTGTTCTCGGTGCTGATGGGTGAGGACGTCGAGGCCCGACGCTCCTTCATCCAGCGCAACGCCAAGGACGTTCGGTTCCTCGACATCTGA
- the gyrA gene encoding DNA gyrase subunit A, whose product MADETTPTAENPAEEQPVMRIEPVGLETEMQRSYLDYAMSVIVSRALPDVRDGLKPVHRRVLYAMYDGGYRPEKGFYKCARVVGDVMGTYHPHGDSSIYDALVRLAQPWSMRMPLVDSNGNFGSPGNDPAAAMRYTECKLMPLAMEMLRDIDEETVDFQDNYDGRNQEPTVLPARFPNLLVNGSAGIAVGMATNIPPHNLREVAAGAQWALEHPEASHEELQDALVERIKGPDFPSGALVVGRKGIEEAYRTGRGSITMRAVVEVEEIQNRQCLVVTELPYQTNPDNLAQKIADLVKDGKVGGIADVRDETSSRTGQRLVIVLKRDAVAKVVLNNLYKHTDLQSNFSANMLALVDGVPRTLSIDAFIRHWVTHQIEVIVRRTRFRLRKAEERAHILRGLLKALDAIDEVIALIRRSNTVEIAREGLMGLLSIDEIQANAILEMQLRRLAALERQKIVAEHDELQAKINEYNAILASEERQRQIVSEELAAIVEKFGDDRRSKLVPFDGDMSMEDLIAEEDIVVTITHGGYVKRTKTEDYRSQKRGGKGVRGTKLKQDDLVDHFFVSTTHHWLLFFTNKGRVYRSKAYELPDAGRDARGQHVANLLAFQPDEKIAQILAIRDYEAAPYLILATKGGLVKKTALKDYDSPRSGGVIAINLRETEDGSDDELIGAELVSADDDLLLISKKAQSIRFTATDDSLRPMGRATSGVKGMSFRGGDELLSMSVVRPGTFVFTATDGGYAKRTAVDEYRVQGRGGLGIKAAKIVEDRGSLVGALVVDETDEILAITLSGGVIRTRVNEVRETGRDTMGVQLINLGKRDAVVGIARNAEAGQEADEVDEIENEIGTEAADGQAAEAAEGTQPSAGEHEE is encoded by the coding sequence ATGGCCGACGAAACCACCCCCACCGCGGAGAACCCCGCGGAGGAGCAGCCCGTCATGCGCATCGAGCCCGTCGGGCTCGAAACCGAGATGCAGCGCTCCTACCTCGACTACGCGATGTCCGTCATCGTCTCCCGCGCACTGCCCGACGTACGGGACGGCCTCAAGCCGGTCCACCGTCGTGTGCTGTACGCGATGTACGACGGCGGCTACCGGCCCGAGAAGGGCTTCTACAAGTGCGCCCGCGTCGTCGGTGACGTCATGGGCACCTACCACCCGCACGGCGACAGCTCGATCTACGACGCCCTGGTCCGTCTGGCCCAGCCGTGGTCGATGCGCATGCCGCTCGTGGACTCCAACGGCAACTTCGGCTCCCCGGGCAACGACCCGGCCGCCGCGATGCGCTACACCGAGTGCAAGCTGATGCCGCTGGCCATGGAGATGCTCCGGGACATCGACGAGGAGACCGTCGACTTCCAGGACAACTACGACGGCCGCAACCAGGAGCCGACGGTCCTGCCGGCGCGCTTCCCGAACCTCCTGGTCAACGGCTCGGCCGGCATCGCCGTCGGTATGGCCACCAACATCCCGCCGCACAACCTGCGCGAGGTCGCCGCCGGTGCCCAGTGGGCACTGGAGCACCCCGAGGCCTCCCACGAGGAGCTCCAGGACGCGCTCGTCGAGCGGATCAAGGGCCCGGACTTCCCGTCGGGCGCCCTCGTCGTGGGCCGCAAGGGCATCGAGGAGGCGTACCGGACCGGGCGCGGCTCCATCACGATGCGCGCGGTGGTCGAGGTCGAGGAGATCCAGAACCGCCAGTGCCTGGTGGTCACGGAGCTCCCGTACCAGACCAACCCCGACAACCTGGCGCAGAAGATCGCCGACCTGGTGAAGGACGGCAAGGTCGGCGGCATCGCCGACGTCCGCGACGAGACCTCCTCGCGGACCGGCCAGCGCCTGGTGATCGTCCTCAAGCGCGACGCCGTCGCCAAGGTCGTGCTGAACAACCTGTACAAGCACACCGACCTCCAGTCGAACTTCAGCGCCAACATGCTGGCGCTCGTCGACGGAGTGCCGCGCACCCTGTCGATCGACGCGTTCATCCGCCACTGGGTGACGCACCAGATCGAGGTCATCGTCCGGCGCACGCGCTTCCGCCTGCGCAAGGCGGAGGAGCGCGCCCACATCCTGCGCGGTCTGCTCAAGGCGCTGGACGCGATCGACGAGGTCATCGCCCTCATCCGGCGCAGCAACACGGTCGAGATCGCCCGTGAGGGCCTGATGGGCCTGCTGTCGATCGACGAGATCCAGGCGAACGCCATCCTGGAGATGCAGCTCCGCCGCTTGGCGGCCCTGGAGCGGCAGAAGATCGTCGCCGAACACGACGAGCTCCAGGCCAAGATCAACGAGTACAACGCGATCCTGGCCTCCGAGGAGCGCCAGCGTCAGATCGTCAGCGAGGAACTGGCGGCGATCGTCGAGAAGTTCGGCGACGACCGGCGTTCCAAGCTGGTCCCCTTCGACGGCGACATGTCCATGGAGGACCTGATCGCCGAAGAGGACATCGTCGTCACGATCACCCACGGCGGCTACGTCAAGCGGACCAAGACCGAGGACTACCGCTCGCAGAAGCGCGGCGGCAAGGGCGTGCGCGGCACGAAGCTGAAGCAGGACGACCTGGTCGACCACTTCTTCGTGTCCACCACGCACCACTGGCTGCTGTTCTTCACGAACAAGGGCCGCGTCTACCGCTCGAAGGCGTACGAGCTCCCGGACGCCGGCCGTGACGCGCGCGGGCAGCACGTGGCGAACCTGCTGGCCTTCCAGCCGGACGAGAAGATCGCCCAGATCCTCGCGATCCGCGACTACGAGGCGGCGCCCTACCTGATCCTGGCCACCAAGGGCGGCCTGGTGAAGAAGACGGCCCTCAAGGACTACGACTCGCCCCGTTCGGGTGGTGTAATCGCCATCAACCTCCGCGAGACGGAGGACGGCAGCGACGACGAGCTCATCGGCGCGGAGCTGGTGTCCGCCGACGACGACCTCCTGCTCATCAGCAAGAAGGCGCAGTCGATCCGCTTCACGGCGACGGACGACTCCTTGCGGCCCATGGGACGCGCGACGTCCGGCGTGAAGGGCATGAGTTTCCGAGGCGGGGACGAACTGCTCTCCATGAGCGTGGTGCGGCCGGGTACGTTCGTGTTCACCGCGACCGACGGCGGCTACGCCAAGCGGACGGCAGTGGACGAGTACCGCGTCCAGGGTCGTGGTGGACTGGGCATCAAGGCGGCGAAGATCGTGGAGGATCGCGGTTCGCTCGTCGGCGCGCTGGTGGTCGACGAAACGGACGAGATTCTCGCCATCACGCTCAGCGGTGGTGTGATTCGTACGCGAGTCAACGAAGTCAGGGAGACCGGCCGTGACACCATGGGCGTTCAGCTGATCAACCTGGGTAAGCGCGACGCCGTGGTCGGCATCGCGCGCAACGCGGAGGCCGGTCAGGAAGCTGACGAGGTCGACGAGATCGAGAACGAGATCGGGACCGAGGCGGCCGACGGACAGGCCGCCGAGGCCGCCGAGGGCACGCAGCCCTCGGCTGGGGAGCACGAGGAGTAA
- a CDS encoding DUF3566 domain-containing protein translates to MTDTRGPQPKSPTDAGQNRGGQPYQPPQAYSAPSGPGAARGRQGGDAQRRPRTGARTAPRTRKARLRVAKADPWSVMKVSFLLSIALGVCTVVASVVLWMVMDAMGVFSTVGGTISEATGSNESNGFDLQSFLSLPRVLIFSSVIAVIDVVLMTALATLGSFIYNLSAGFVGGVELTLAEDE, encoded by the coding sequence GTGACGGATACCCGAGGACCGCAGCCGAAGTCGCCGACGGACGCCGGTCAGAACCGGGGCGGTCAGCCCTACCAGCCCCCGCAGGCCTACTCGGCGCCCTCGGGCCCGGGGGCGGCGCGCGGGCGCCAGGGCGGGGACGCGCAGCGCCGGCCGCGCACCGGGGCCCGTACGGCTCCCCGGACGCGCAAGGCGCGACTGCGGGTGGCCAAGGCCGACCCGTGGTCGGTGATGAAGGTCAGTTTCCTGCTGTCGATCGCGCTGGGCGTCTGCACGGTCGTCGCGTCGGTGGTGCTGTGGATGGTCATGGACGCGATGGGCGTCTTCTCGACCGTCGGCGGCACGATCAGCGAGGCGACCGGCTCGAACGAGAGCAACGGGTTCGACCTCCAGTCGTTCCTCTCGCTGCCCCGCGTGCTGATCTTCAGCTCGGTGATCGCGGTCATCGACGTGGTGCTCATGACGGCGCTGGCGACGCTCGGCTCGTTCATCTACAACCTGTCGGCGGGCTTCGTCGGGGGCGTCGAGCTGACGCTGGCCGAGGACGAGTGA
- a CDS encoding DLW-39 family protein has product MKKLLLVALAAIGGLLVYRQIQADRAEQDLWTEATDSVPSGSGV; this is encoded by the coding sequence GTGAAGAAGCTGCTCCTGGTCGCACTGGCCGCCATCGGCGGGCTCCTCGTGTACCGCCAGATCCAGGCGGACCGTGCCGAGCAGGACCTGTGGACGGAGGCAACCGACTCCGTGCCTTCTGGTTCTGGCGTGTGA
- a CDS encoding serine/threonine-protein kinase: MGEVFAGRYELIDPIGRGGAGAVWRAWDHRRRRYVAAKVLLQSDAHTLLRFVREQALRIDHPHVLAPASWAADDDKVLFTMDLVAGGSLAHVIGDYGALPPRFVCTLLDQLLAGLAAVHAEGVVHRDIKPANILMAATGTGRPHLRLSDFGISMRKGEPRLTETDYVVGTPGYFAPEQLLGAEPDFPADFFATGLVALYLLQGRKPDAQALVEHFLAHGTPDAPEGVPAPLWDVIANLLQPDPQSRFKTATGARKALAEAVELLPPAAPDEDPVEVFDQLGPLPAGFGPQGPQNTAAVTPEGPTASVVPPTRPGPAGTTPTDPRAGALPPPPVRPPGPTPTSATAAPAHAPTPAPTPTPAPAGYGAPLDAFGPPPTAYGPSGTGSFHLPPPAAPEPVTTPLGAEAPAHPAATSPTTPATATTATTPTDPAAPVSATSRAFRIPPPPAKVTAAVLAAALLCFAVGVWALTRV, encoded by the coding sequence ATGGGTGAGGTCTTCGCGGGCCGGTACGAACTGATCGACCCGATCGGTCGAGGTGGAGCGGGCGCCGTCTGGCGCGCCTGGGACCACCGTCGTCGTCGGTACGTCGCCGCGAAGGTCCTCCTGCAGAGCGACGCCCACACCCTGCTGCGGTTCGTGCGCGAGCAGGCCCTGCGGATCGATCATCCGCACGTGCTCGCGCCGGCCAGCTGGGCGGCGGACGACGACAAGGTCCTGTTCACGATGGACCTGGTCGCCGGGGGTTCGCTCGCCCACGTGATCGGGGACTACGGCGCCCTGCCGCCCCGGTTCGTGTGCACGCTCCTCGACCAGCTCCTGGCGGGCCTGGCGGCGGTGCACGCGGAGGGCGTCGTCCACCGTGACATCAAACCGGCCAACATACTGATGGCGGCCACCGGAACCGGGCGGCCGCACCTGCGGCTGTCCGACTTCGGCATCTCCATGCGCAAGGGTGAGCCGCGGCTCACCGAGACCGACTACGTCGTCGGTACGCCGGGTTACTTCGCCCCGGAGCAACTCCTCGGCGCGGAGCCCGACTTCCCCGCCGACTTCTTCGCCACCGGCCTGGTCGCCCTGTACCTGCTCCAGGGGCGCAAGCCCGACGCCCAGGCCCTGGTGGAGCACTTCCTGGCGCACGGCACCCCCGACGCCCCCGAAGGCGTCCCCGCGCCCCTGTGGGACGTCATCGCGAACCTCCTCCAACCGGACCCCCAGAGCCGGTTCAAGACCGCCACAGGGGCACGCAAGGCCCTTGCCGAGGCCGTGGAGCTCCTTCCGCCCGCAGCTCCGGACGAGGACCCGGTGGAGGTGTTCGACCAACTCGGCCCGCTCCCGGCCGGTTTCGGCCCCCAGGGCCCGCAGAACACCGCCGCGGTGACCCCCGAGGGGCCCACCGCCTCCGTGGTCCCGCCCACGCGTCCGGGGCCCGCGGGGACCACGCCGACGGACCCGCGCGCGGGCGCCCTGCCCCCGCCGCCGGTCCGGCCGCCGGGCCCGACCCCGACGTCGGCCACGGCCGCACCCGCCCACGCCCCGACGCCCGCTCCCACCCCGACGCCGGCCCCCGCCGGGTACGGCGCGCCCCTCGACGCGTTCGGGCCGCCCCCGACGGCGTACGGCCCCTCCGGGACGGGCAGTTTCCACCTGCCCCCGCCGGCCGCGCCCGAGCCGGTCACCACCCCGCTCGGCGCCGAGGCACCGGCGCATCCCGCAGCGACCTCACCAACCACACCGGCCACAGCGACCACAGCGACCACACCCACCGACCCGGCCGCGCCCGTGTCGGCGACGTCCCGCGCCTTCCGGATCCCCCCGCCCCCGGCGAAGGTCACGGCCGCCGTCCTCGCCGCCGCGCTCCTCTGCTTCGCGGTGGGCGTCTGGGCGTTGACCCGCGTCTGA
- a CDS encoding helix-turn-helix domain-containing protein: MDAVQQEATARARELQRSWYGEPLGALFRRLIDDLGLNQARLAAVLGLSAPMLSQLMSGQRAKIGNPAVVQRVQALQDLAGQVADGSVSAAEATDRMDEIKKTQGGSVLSNSGQTTSSSGAPTVKRVVREIQSLLRSVSAAGDIIDAAETLAPSHPELAEFLRVYGAGRTADAVAHYESHQN, encoded by the coding sequence GTGGACGCTGTACAGCAAGAGGCCACGGCCAGAGCCAGAGAGCTTCAGCGCAGTTGGTACGGGGAGCCGTTGGGGGCGCTCTTCCGCCGACTCATAGATGACCTCGGCTTGAACCAGGCTCGCCTCGCTGCCGTCCTCGGGCTTTCGGCGCCGATGCTGTCCCAGCTGATGAGCGGCCAGCGCGCCAAGATCGGCAACCCGGCCGTGGTCCAGCGGGTCCAGGCCCTCCAGGACCTCGCCGGCCAGGTGGCCGACGGCAGCGTCAGCGCGGCGGAGGCCACCGACCGGATGGACGAGATCAAGAAGACCCAGGGGGGATCCGTCCTCAGCAACAGCGGCCAGACGACGTCCAGTTCGGGCGCGCCCACCGTCAAGCGGGTCGTCCGTGAGATCCAGTCGCTGCTGCGCTCGGTCTCGGCGGCCGGGGACATCATCGACGCGGCGGAGACCCTCGCCCCCAGCCATCCGGAACTGGCAGAGTTCCTCCGGGTGTACGGAGCGGGTCGCACCGCCGACGCGGTGGCGCACTACGAGTCGCACCAGAACTGA
- a CDS encoding DNA sulfur modification protein DndB — MTNQPTEYVTEVDRGRGDPIRILELSPTRFMTTMPWGQLARIVPDPRRAEIPQALRHLSASERKQAEARNEVQRAIKSTKKAQNAKEYAKYLAAGLLGERGERWTTPPFALWIEKDLDTVQARSPFGIDTIAYLPYDITGVLMDAETQHLAHWILRDDPESFGLTGEQINARLVGVEIYHGIDLLSARQIFHDRNLLGVVPNKNVALSSDSSNVATGITLDLLKSVQVPAPSGSGELVPLGDVVSVRQRQLKTADTEWMTLSTLRSFVITTIFGRAGFEKTSGPISELPEGCNREAATEEIHNVLTRVLATFSPAFIDRNNTVIASPAVFAALGSVAHRAMPWSIPDGSLTADDFMRLLSDVKWDRNAKYWEGTAGKETASGGFSLAGGVKDNGSKTAAALGDPASPRFQWIRYGRPAGA; from the coding sequence GTGACCAACCAACCGACGGAGTACGTGACCGAGGTCGACCGAGGCCGAGGGGACCCGATCCGCATTCTGGAGCTCAGTCCGACCCGCTTCATGACGACGATGCCCTGGGGCCAGCTCGCCCGGATCGTCCCCGACCCCCGCCGGGCCGAGATCCCTCAGGCCCTGCGCCACCTCTCCGCCTCGGAGCGGAAGCAGGCCGAGGCGCGCAACGAGGTTCAGCGTGCGATCAAATCCACCAAGAAGGCGCAGAACGCCAAGGAGTACGCGAAGTACCTGGCTGCCGGGCTGCTCGGCGAGCGCGGAGAACGCTGGACGACTCCACCCTTCGCTCTCTGGATCGAGAAGGACCTCGACACCGTCCAGGCCCGCAGCCCGTTCGGCATCGACACGATCGCCTACCTTCCGTACGACATCACCGGCGTGCTGATGGACGCCGAGACCCAGCACCTCGCGCACTGGATCCTCCGCGACGACCCCGAGTCGTTCGGCCTGACGGGGGAGCAGATCAATGCCCGCCTGGTCGGCGTCGAGATCTACCACGGCATCGATCTGTTGTCGGCACGCCAGATCTTCCACGACCGCAATCTGCTCGGCGTCGTCCCGAACAAGAATGTGGCCCTCAGCTCCGACTCCTCGAACGTCGCGACAGGAATCACCCTGGACCTGCTCAAGTCCGTTCAGGTGCCTGCCCCTTCGGGCTCGGGTGAGCTCGTCCCTCTCGGCGACGTGGTCTCTGTACGGCAGCGGCAGCTGAAGACGGCGGACACCGAGTGGATGACCCTGTCGACCCTCCGGTCCTTCGTCATCACGACGATCTTCGGCCGAGCGGGCTTCGAGAAGACGAGCGGTCCGATCTCCGAACTGCCCGAGGGGTGCAACCGGGAGGCGGCCACGGAGGAGATCCACAACGTCCTGACGCGCGTCCTGGCGACGTTCTCCCCCGCCTTCATCGACCGCAACAACACCGTGATCGCCTCGCCCGCCGTCTTCGCCGCCCTCGGCTCCGTCGCGCACCGCGCGATGCCGTGGAGCATCCCGGACGGGAGCCTCACCGCCGACGACTTCATGCGCCTGCTGTCGGACGTGAAGTGGGACCGGAACGCCAAGTACTGGGAGGGCACCGCCGGAAAGGAAACCGCCTCCGGCGGCTTCTCCCTGGCGGGTGGCGTCAAGGACAACGGCTCCAAGACGGCCGCCGCGCTCGGAGACCCGGCCTCGCCGCGCTTCCAGTGGATCCGTTACGGCCGCCCCGCCGGCGCCTGA
- a CDS encoding MFS transporter, with product MPTPTDATTPTTPPAPTRGLRSRWTALAVISTGMLMTVLDGSIVTVAMPAIQSDLGFTPAGLSWVVNAYLIAFGSLLLLAGRLGDLLGRKRMFLVGTTVFTAASLLAGVCDSPVTLTAARFLQGVGSAMTSAVSLGILITLFTEARERNKAIAVFSFTGAVGASLGQVVGGVLTDALDWHWIFFINLPVGLAALLLALPALPADRGLGLRAGADVVGAALVTAGLMIGIYAVVKVEEHGWSSAHTLGAGSLSLALLGAFVLRQAKARTPLMPLRVLRSRAVVGANLIQILVMGALFSFQILIALHMQKVLGYGACDTGLAMLPAAVMIGAVSLGVSARLNSRFGPRNVLMAGLALLALALLLLVRLPVDADYVSDLLPVMLLISGGGLVLPALTALGMSGAGDGDAGLASGLFNTTQQIGMALGVAVLSTLAASRTETLAAAGHTPAAALTGGYHLAFATGAALLLTSLALTATLPRSPGTRSR from the coding sequence ATGCCCACTCCCACGGACGCCACCACCCCCACCACACCCCCCGCGCCCACCCGGGGTCTGCGCTCCCGCTGGACCGCTCTCGCCGTGATATCCACCGGCATGCTGATGACGGTCCTCGACGGCAGCATCGTCACCGTCGCGATGCCCGCCATCCAGAGCGACCTCGGCTTCACCCCCGCGGGCCTCAGCTGGGTCGTGAACGCCTACCTGATCGCCTTCGGCAGCCTGCTGCTGCTCGCCGGCCGACTCGGCGACCTCCTCGGCCGCAAGCGGATGTTTCTCGTCGGCACCACCGTCTTCACCGCCGCCTCGCTGCTCGCCGGGGTCTGCGACTCCCCCGTGACGCTGACGGCCGCCCGCTTCCTCCAGGGCGTCGGCAGCGCGATGACCTCGGCCGTCAGCCTCGGCATCCTGATCACGCTGTTCACCGAGGCCCGGGAACGCAACAAGGCCATCGCCGTCTTCTCCTTCACCGGTGCCGTCGGCGCCTCCCTGGGGCAGGTCGTCGGCGGTGTGCTGACCGACGCCCTCGACTGGCACTGGATCTTCTTCATCAACCTGCCCGTCGGACTCGCCGCGCTGCTCCTCGCGTTGCCCGCGCTCCCCGCCGACCGCGGTCTGGGCCTGCGCGCCGGAGCGGACGTCGTCGGCGCCGCCCTGGTCACCGCCGGGCTGATGATCGGGATCTACGCCGTGGTCAAGGTGGAGGAACACGGCTGGTCCTCCGCCCACACCCTCGGCGCGGGATCGCTCTCCCTGGCCCTCCTCGGCGCCTTCGTCCTGCGTCAGGCCAAGGCCCGCACCCCGCTGATGCCGTTGCGCGTCCTGCGCTCCCGCGCCGTGGTCGGCGCCAACCTGATCCAGATCCTCGTCATGGGCGCCCTGTTCTCCTTCCAGATCCTGATCGCCCTCCACATGCAGAAGGTCCTGGGCTACGGGGCCTGCGACACCGGACTCGCGATGCTCCCCGCCGCCGTGATGATCGGCGCCGTCTCACTCGGCGTCTCGGCCCGGCTCAACTCCCGGTTCGGGCCCCGCAACGTGCTCATGGCCGGTCTCGCGCTGCTCGCCCTGGCCCTGCTCCTGCTCGTCCGACTGCCCGTGGACGCCGACTACGTGAGCGACCTGCTCCCGGTGATGCTCCTGATCTCCGGCGGCGGCCTGGTCCTGCCGGCCCTGACCGCCCTCGGCATGTCCGGCGCCGGGGACGGGGACGCGGGGCTCGCGTCGGGGCTGTTCAACACCACCCAACAGATCGGCATGGCCCTCGGCGTCGCCGTCCTGTCCACCCTCGCCGCCTCCCGCACCGAGACCCTGGCCGCGGCCGGCCACACCCCGGCCGCAGCCCTCACCGGCGGCTACCACCTGGCCTTCGCCACCGGCGCGGCCCTGCTCCTCACGTCCCTCGCCCTGACCGCCACCCTCCCGAGATCCCCCGGGACCCGCAGCCGGTGA
- a CDS encoding MarR family winged helix-turn-helix transcriptional regulator: MTAMAPTRTEPDLSYLLDHTSHVLRTRMAAALGEIGLTARMHCVLVHAVGEERTQIQLAEIGDMDKTTMVVTIDALEKAGLAERRPSTKDRRARIIAVTERGAQVAEESQRIVDGVHRDALAALPATARDALLHGLKLLADGPLNAPSDGPRPARRARQ, translated from the coding sequence ATGACTGCCATGGCGCCCACCCGGACCGAACCCGACCTCTCCTACCTCCTGGACCACACCAGTCACGTCCTGCGCACCCGCATGGCGGCGGCCCTCGGCGAGATCGGTCTGACCGCCCGCATGCACTGCGTCCTCGTGCACGCGGTGGGCGAGGAACGCACGCAGATCCAGCTCGCGGAGATCGGCGACATGGACAAGACGACGATGGTGGTGACCATCGACGCCCTGGAGAAGGCGGGCCTGGCGGAGCGGCGGCCGTCCACCAAGGACCGCAGGGCGCGGATCATCGCCGTCACCGAGCGGGGCGCGCAGGTCGCCGAGGAGAGCCAACGGATCGTCGACGGGGTGCACCGCGACGCGCTGGCCGCCCTGCCCGCGACCGCCCGCGACGCCCTGCTGCACGGACTGAAGCTGCTCGCCGACGGCCCCCTGAACGCTCCCTCCGACGGCCCCCGCCCGGCCCGCCGCGCCCGCCAGTAG